actgtgacaaacccttacactatgctccggcagaaagggatactctcgatgcctcacactgtgaagggttgcttgaagctctagggattccaagtgataaatcctattccataatatagatctaaccctttagtctaggcgaaagacccctagtcacaattaagcctcagcaccaaggattacttcaatacttcactttcttgtttgcgcaactaagccccagtggagtttgtctcttggcacttcactctatcatgaccacaaaaaactcctagaatgtggaggtaggataaatcacgttagAAGGGAAAatggacattccgctacctcttgactcaccttctcgaccctctccaaccttgctttatctaatcctaatgaagtgtcactcattcacaggattaccaagatagattctcaactctagtgtcactctaagggaaaatcaaatcaacaagcattcaaagttgaaactcaattaaaacatcaattaaagaagcataataagagtcaatgaaacaaaatcatcctagggtttacaagtccaagcacccactaagggctTAGCTCTgtatggagcaatacaaaagcaaatatgaaattaaggataagtgcaagaaatccatagagaaaacctccttgtagtctgtatcaatggtcttatggagccgcctcatcttcttcaaaggtttcCTTGTCAAACTAatggcacacctcaccgaatcattgctgacgaaagctcccccaatagttctcctccaaaggaactcgatgtcgaaggtcgtagaaccactccaaaaacctagcaaaagcctctccaaaccctagccatttcTCCCCATAAGATAGgcaaaatatagaaaaagatctcccaaataaaactctcaaagcggtatttatagggctggaattgggcatccacacgggcatgtggaatttccacacacccgtgtgaatttccaggttTTGATTTTCCTGCacgctgtgaacaataactactacagtgatttttcTACAGTACTGGTCCAGTATTTCGCCGTAATGCTCCCAAATttactcttttcatcgaggccgcatgattaggcacacattcatgcagtagatcacatcgcgtcttcaatgaaaccacattgatgaagcttttgccaatattgcacaagtcaaaacatatgaatgtgactacctttatgctcctccactttgtgtattctcttgagcataatggaggttggcacacatccacatgtctttgagcacaacttgtgtcttcacccttgttcaatccaagaatcTTATGAACAATTGTGTccgcaatctacttttgcttccttttttccAAACTCATGTCCAcgaccctaaatgcacaaaaaaaaaatacaaatacacatgaatgagctataaaatctaataaaagtaatgctcaatgtaagaaaagtatacttcgtattacatatacataagcacttatcacttttcTACATGAGTTTTAATATCACAGGAAGTTAAACTTTTGGCAAGGGGTTTTCTAAAGAGTCGGAGTGTAATAGAGGTGAGCTCCATGATCTTATTAGGGAGACCATTGACTTTTCTGTactattcttgtattttgtattctctagttgtatttggaaccctgaCTTGTACTGTTGTTGATATTGTCTCCTTCTTTAGTAAGTTGTGTTAGCaggtttgttttgagccttacggtgactaGGAGATGGGACGCTATGGGGCCCACTCGTTGTTGTCGTAGCGATTGCCACATGCCCGACTAAGGTCAGGTTAAGTTTGGATTTTCGCCTTGATCTTAGCCCTAGAGAAACTTAGGCTTTGTGTTCTCCTTATTTTCATTAGATCAGTACAACTAAGGAGGATGAGAAGAGAAGATTTCAAGTGAGTGGGTTAAATCTTCTACTATCAATTTATACATTATCAGTTTTTAATCTTCCTTGAGCTTCTTGAATGATTTCTTTGTCATTCTTGCTTATAAGCTTATGTTTGTGTAAAAACcataatgttcatatatatatatatatatatatatctctttctcagttataattgtgtatattttcGATAGTTCTTGTTTTCTCTTCAATGTAAAGGAGTGTGGATGTATAATTTAGACTTAAATTCATGTGTTGGTTTATAAGCTAATGTGGGTGTATTGTTGATGCATACAAGATGTTTGATAAATAGCCTCTAAGAGTTGAATACAAGTATTTGGGGGCATAGTTGTGAGAATTGATGGTGGAGGTGATGTTTAGAAGGATTGGGAGGATGATATGAGTTATGGATTGTTGGAGATGATGCTATGTGTGAGATTTTTGTATGTTAATGTTAATGACATAAGTATGCTTATATGAGGTGTGTATGAAATTGTTGGTATAGATTGGTACATTGGTGAAAGAAGACTTTATTTTCCTTATACCTACATTGGGAATGGAAAATATTCTTAGGTTTGTGAAGGTTAAGGCTAGAAGCATAGATACATTGAAGCTATTTTGGAGGACtggacaatatatatatatatataaattattggtGATAGAAGCTTTGGAAATAGAAAACTTTTTGTCATGTAGAGGTGGTTGTGATACTTGATGGTTgtgaaaattttgtaaaattatggGAGAATTGTTGAGATGGGTTATTGAATAAGAATGGTTGGAATTAATGTATGGTGTAACTAGAAAAGTGGTGAAATCTTTTGAAAAgccatatttttatatgagcATGAAGTTCCATGTAAGTGGTTGGTGTGATGTTTGtgtgaaaataaaaagttgGTGAGTTTGCTTTGGTGTTATTTCAGCTTTGATATTGGAGGTGATCTTGAACTAATGTTAAATCATAATTGGGCTAAATGCTTTATATAGCTTACTATAGTTGATGTTGCATGGTGTTTCAAAGTTAGTTTAATAATGGAGGAGGAAACTTGGATTGTGTTTTTGAATTGATAACTTGTTTCAAATTGACAATTTTGATAAGATGCATGGTTGATGAAATTGAAATGATGGAAAAACCATGTGCGTGGATTGGATATGTAAGTATAGGCATTGTCAATGTAATACCCTCAATATGGAATTGGTGAGCATGCTAGtgtatggaaataaaagatatgtATGTGAGGAATTAAGGGTTAACGTTACTATagctataattaattataacacaCCTGGCTGATTTACTTGTGTGTCAGTGTTTTTGGTATTGGCATTAAGGTTAAGTGTGAGCTTCCTATTGTGATTGGAGTTTGATAGAAGGACTTTAATGTTCTAGCCTTAATTGGCTTATATTGTTATGGAATGATGGAATTACTCCCATTagtctttttgttttgcttgatGTGCCTATCATCCTCCTTGAatctattttcatattattatagATTATATACTCagtattttgttttattctttacCCGGATTATTGCATTATTATTAAGGCTTTTTGCAGGTGTACTcttgaataattttgaaattgcatatttgtacttgaataaaagataattgcatacataccccTGAATAACCAATTGAATTGCGCATATACCCCTAGGGttcaaattaattgaaaaaccatcaattaacaaacaacaaatatataaaatgaccatTATACCCTTTTCATATatacccttaaaaaaaattatcgtAAAATGACCATTTATGAATACCCCCtttaaaaatctgaaatttaaaatagttaaaactTTTTATATCATCCTATTTATACTTCCAAATATAGCCCAAAATGTTAATTTTGATAAAAGCCAAATGAGAAATACACCATTAAATATATTGATCTATATGtatatacccctgaaaaaaaatttattgtaaaatgaACATTTATGAATATCCCCtttaaaaatctgaaatttaaaatagttaaaaaattatcaaaatggaGTCTATTACAATCATAAAGCTAACCATATAAACACATCAACATGTTCACAAAATGTTTGCTAACCATTACAAGTTTACATGTTCACATGAAGATGTTTAcaaccaaatatcaaaatggagtCTATTACAAACATAAAGCTCCAATATTTGTAGCCAAACCtacaacattaacaaaaatagatTATATGAGCATCATTTATAACCATAAAAACACATCAACATCTTCACAAAATGTTTGCTAACCATTAAAAGTTTACATGTTCATATGAACATGTTTAcaaccaaatatcaaaatggagtCTATTACAATCATAAAGCTCCAATATTTGTAGCCAAACCtacaacattaacaaaaatagatTATATGAGTATCATTTATTACCATGCAATTATCGAGCATAAGAGACTGGAGCAGAAGCAAATAAGATTTCCTTAACTGATATAATGGGCAATACTTAAACATGGATCTCTTTATTTCTTGGAGTTTTTTCTAGGCTTGCCTCTTCCCCTACAATTTGAAGTTAAACTTGATTAGTAAATCAACAAACAACTAATTGATTAATAAGAGGACAACTTTAACATAGATTACAAAacttcaaacaaaattaaaaacaatttaaatcaatcaaatagaacatttatataattttcaatacctTCCTTGGGAGCTACTTGTTGATGGATTTGTTGATTGTTCCGGCTCTTTACAAGTTCTTCCTTGATGACCAAATAAACCACACCTAGCACATTTATGTCTGCCTGTCTTTCTCTCATCTGCAGCccttatcctatttttcttcAGTCTTCCAGCTGATCTCCTTGACAATAGAGGAAGTAAACCATCCAATTGACCATTTCAAGTCCATTGGTTAATGTCAGGAATAGGAGCAATCTACAAGTTGTAGGCAACCCTAGTTTCTCtaccaaaaaatataaatcaatatattCTTCCCATTTTGCACCTCTGATATTGAAGATGAATGCCATAGCATGTACACAAGGTATTCTAGAGACTTGCCACTTTCTACAACTCCATATTCCATAAGTCAACAGAACCTCACACCTCTGTCCTTTATAAGAGACCTCAGCCTTTGAATCACTACAATGTCGTACCTCATATGTTGCCAATCCTCTAGATAGGTTCCTCACATATTTCTTCACAGATGGCACAATATCATCCTTCCATTTTGTTggcattcttcttcttttatccaTGGTCACCACTATCTTCTGTCTGATTGtgtctaaaatatccaaaacaGGCCTTTCCCTGGCTTCTGCAACCCATGCATTGAATGACTCAGATATGTTATTTGTGATGTAATCACATTTGCAAACAATATTAAACTGTGATATATTCCATATCTCTAGTTTCTTCCCTAAGTCTTCTATCAAATTATAAGCTCTAATATTAATTGATTTGATATCTTCTATAGCTGTATTGTAACCTCTAACTTTGTATGATCTTGCAGCAGCCCAAACGCTTCTTTGTAGACTTTCCCCATGAAAtttcttcttggaatttttGTGCATGTGCCTCACACATGTTCTATGCTCCACAGATGGATAAACCCTGCAAATTGCTTAATCAAGATCCTTTGGCCTATCAGATGCAAGTACCAAACCATTAGGAAAACATATTGCCTCATATAAGCCATTCAAGAACCATGTCCAGAACTCAATGTTTTCTGACTCTAATATGTCATAGGCAACTAGAAAGAGTCGATTACATCCATTAGTAACACTAGCAACTGCCATTACTCCTTTGTATTTGCCTTTGAGATGGCATCCATCAAGCCCCAAGAAAGGTCTACACCCCAAAAGAAACCCTATACTACATGGTCCTAGAGATATGAACATCCTCTTGAAATGTGATTTCCCCTCCTTTGATTCTTTGTCAATTTTTACTATACTACCATGATTCCTTCTCATCAACTCATCCTTGAAATCTATGATCTTCATATAAGAATCCTCCCAATTACCATGTATGGTAGACACTGCTTTTTCTTTCCCCCTCCAAACCCGATGATATGGTAGATCCACATTATACTTTTCATTTAGCCTTCTTCTTAATTCCTTGGTAGATAAATCACATTCCTGTCAAAGCCAATCACAAACCTTACTTGCAATCCAATGTTGGGTAGCCATTTTATTCCCAAATTTGTTTATTAAGCACCAAAAGTATTCATCTTGCATTGTCTTTACCTACAAAGTATTAATCCATATTAATTGTTAGTTAATGTGTATTGCAAAATTAAGTaacaataagtaaataataactGTTCTTAGTTGGAATACACCTTACTCTGGAGCAATCGATGCATGGACCCTCCAAGAGCATTTATAATCCGCACACCTTGCCATCACTCTTGATTGATCACTTTTGATGTACTTAATGGAAAACTCCCTAAGGATGGAGTACTATTCAAGTGCCCTTCGAAATTGATAACAATCAACAAACAAGGAGACGATCTTTACCCTTGAATTTCACCATCAATCTGAATTTGGTCTTCCTTAGCACCTATATCATCACCTGATTCACTGTTATACGATGAATGCTAGGTAGTTTCACTGTCAATCTGCTCAACCAAGTCATCATCTTGACCACAATCTTCTTCATGCACTATATTGACGTTTTCATGATTTGcattaatgtttgcttgagctAGAATAGGTCTGTCGTTAGAAGCACAACTTTGAGTTTCCCTCCTATCCATTACTTCTATATTAGTGGCTCTTTGCCGACCCTCCTGTATAGAACATGGTGTTGCATCACCCAATGTTACATAAATCTCACACTTCTTTAAGTCATTATACTCATTAAACATGTTGGTgagatcttcttctcttctgaTTTTAACAAATGACTTCTGACTGTTTTGTCTTGTCACACTCCAAAATATTGGTATTTGATTCAACCCCAACTGTAGAATTGAGATAGATCGTCTTCCATATTCATTTTGTTGTATAAATCGGCATCTACAgcaattgatttttgttttcccaAATGATACTTCAATCTTGTAGTGCATTTAATTTCCTTGAAGTATCCACCATACTTGAATGTCAACTTGTACACACTGTTGACACTGTCACTGCatgaaatggaaattgttggaATTGTTTAAAGAACTTACAACCTAAAACAAAGTAGGAAAACATTTCagcaaaaaaaagcaaaaatctTATTTTGATACCACATTGTTGTAAACTGAAGAGGAACTAGGAACCAGCCCTTTAATTCATCAAAGGTATCATTTAGCATGTAAAAGAAACCTCATCCAAGGTACTGCATCCAGTAAGGACCAATAATTCAAGAAACAAAGATGTTATTCCCTTTCAACCATTCACCTCTGGATTTAGTGAATGCATATAAAATACcaagaacaaagaaaacatagaaattaCTTAGACAGTAAATAGATCAAACACCAAAAGCTGACAGTTGAAGCAGTATAAAAGAACCTTATGAATAATAACCAGCAAATATACATATCACCCAAAATTAGGATTTATGTTAAAAGCATACATAGTAGACAACAAACAAGATAACTACAGCTAAAGTGTCTATCAGGCACACATGTTTGGTACAAGATTCATAGGAGACACTCACCGCTCCCAGAATTGTTCTTCTATCTCTCTCCCTAGCATTCTTAATGTCCTGCAAACATTTCCACAAGTCACTCAACTACCAAacaccattaaaattaaaataggcAACCATGGTATCACACATTCAAAGAAAGAACCAAAGAAAGAATAGCAACCTCCTCTAGCTCCTTCTGCTCTGCATCCACCTCAGATATATCCCTACACAAACCATCCAAAATTGCACCATTGAAAATACTTTAcccaataatatataaaaataaagcccAAAAGAAACTCAAATAACACCTGTGAACAATCTATTCCACACAGCAATAACACTTGGCACACACATTAAGATTCTTAGAGCATCCTGCACATTAGAAACCAAACCACCAAAAATAATTAACACACACTAAAAATgcaaactaaaaatttaaaacacacacacaacacacagacacacaaaagaaaaaaggaaaagaaaaggaaataccATACTCCAGTGATCTAAAGGCTTGTACTTTCCATGCCTGGCACACCAAACACATCATAAAGAGCACTAAAAAccttacaaaaattttaaaaaaaattaagaaaaagacCAAAATAAGAACTTGCGTTTCCAATCGATTTGATCCTTGCAATGGGGGCAAACTCCAGTGATCTCCGAGTATGACCGAAGCCGACCCCCAACTTCCTGTGAATTTCCAATAAATCACTCAACAAATCAACAACAATAAACAGCAAGGGATGGAGATAGAGACGGGCtgaatgagatatatatatatatatatatatatgagaaatggGATATTATTGGTAAAGTTGTATAAGGTTATTTTACACATTTTGTGTATCTTAATGCAAAAgataattataatcaataaaattaattaacttttgtTAACGGAATCTAACAGTAGGGGCATATcaataattatctatatttttcaagggtatatatacaattatgttttttctgagggtaaatatgcaattatagaattttgaggggtttataatcaattttccctaatattaattattagttatgcTTAAAATTGTTGGGTTTTCTCCACTAAAGTGGGATTATGAAATTATGGATTTATGCTTTTAtgaatatttaagaaaaactCATGAATATATTGTACTTCGACTGTGAGCtttgtttgaatatttttgtctccAAATGAACTATACTCAACCCTTTTAGTTGGAGTTAATCATTGACCTTGTAGACAAGAATTTCAGGAAAAATGAAACTGCAGTTTTGCATCGTGTTAGTTGGTGCAATAATAATGGCCATCTGACACAGTTGACGAAATAATAACGGCCATCTGAAATTTCAGTCTCAAATCACAGAGGATAATGAATGACTTCTAATATCTATAGTAAATTTGAATACACAAATTTTTGTTATGCCTTGAATTTTCTGTATTTCTGAGATCGTATTTCTGGGTTTTAAATTTTGGTGAATGACATATgtgaaaatattcttttattggaatattatactttgcattttgtttaaattataattttggagacttatattattttggaaatttagtatatttttagAGTTACACTTCTAAGTCTTCTTGTTTGGTCTAATTGGAAAAATACTATGTTTTGGAAAGGTTTAAATAACCCTCTTCCATATTTGATTATGAGTGTTTCACTTGTTTTcaccccactcactgagtaaccgagTTAATCACTCTCTCTTCTTCTATGTCTCCAAGTACTGGATTCTAGTGTTGTTGTTCATAGGACCAATGATGTTCAGCCAGTCTTAGGATGGATCCAATAGGATTATcgttttcttgtaatttttctgaaaatctttatttcttttgtattattataCAGTATCAAGTTGtaaaatacttttatatttttttttcattttatcatcTTGCTTAGCATTGGTTTTAAAGTGCTTTGGAAACTATTTTCAGAACAGGATATCGAACAGCCTTGCAATGCTTCAAGGTTAGGAGGACTTGTGTCCCCTACTTCAAAATACTGCGTCAATTGTTGTGTGCTCAACCGTCGGTCAAGGCATGATAGAATCCACTAGGAATAGTAGGAGTAATAACAATTTGTAATTTCCCATTTGTTGTTATTAGATGGAATGCATGCATTGCAGTTGTCTATAGAGACTATGTTGTTTGGAAAAATGCACCAACAACTCCTTTAATCACAATTAAGATTACTACGATGAGCGAGATCATAAGCATCCACATTGGCAAGGCTAGGATCTAGGTCAAGAATTCTTATGGGGACTTGTCTTGCCTCTAGCATGGCATCCATCTTAATGGAATGATGCCTAGTGATCTATCAGTGAAAGTTTTCATGGATCTTGAAATCATTGTCAATGATGAAGTTCAAATCAGAACTTATTAGTGACAATTCCACCTAGAGTAGCTCCTCTATGCCACGGACAATGCTGCTAGCAACTTTACTTGAAGCCATTACACAGTTGGGAAGGAAATTATGGATCTAAGTATTAATTATGTAAGGACATTATTAGATAATTGCATTAGGGGCAAGGATTTTTAGTTTTCAAAGCCGTTGGTGGTAACACTGGATTTGTCTTGGGCTCCTTATTCTTGGAATGTTGGTCCTTGGATTATGGAAAGAAATCAAAGCTTGGTTTCACCATCCACCCTTTACTGTAGTCTTCAGTCACTAAGATTACAAATGCTAGAAATATTATGACAAAGGGTGTTAATGTTGTTGTTACACGATTACATTCAAAATAATAGTTCAGTTTGTTAATAAATGCTTCATTGAATGCTCTAGTCTTCACTTcgaccttgaggacaaggtcaaGCTTAATGAATGGAGTAATGTAGTAACTCATTGGGATTGGTATTCTAACAAGAATTGATCTTGAGATAGGGGactataaaaggaaaaaaaataaatattgcaatCAATCTAGAATTTGTCTCATAATCGGTTAATTGAGAGGGTGGCCATGTGCATATAAGTGAGTGGTCCACATCCCAAAAGGATGCCTTGATAAGAAGAGTTGCTCCCAACTTATATGCACAATAACCATCTTCTCAATTAGCCTATGTGGGGCTAATTCTAGATCTCTTACAAGAAGCAAGGGAGGCGCAGCTCCACATCTAGGGTTTCCTTGCCATTCTCCTAAGAGTTTGTATCTTTTATATCTTGGAAATTACTAGTTTATGAAGTCCCTTAAGAATTTCTAAGAGAACCCTTGTGCTTTAATGCTTGTTGGCtggatatgtttttttttttttcttgttattcgGTGTTTGTTGTTGTTAAGACTCTTTTATAACTTCATCATGATGAATGGATCTAACCCTTGAATGATTGGAATTTAAACTCTAGTGAGTGTTTCAACTCTATTGCATTAGCTCTTCATAGTGTTTATTCTAATTTGAAGGATAGAGTCTTTACATACACCATAAGAGAAGAGATCATAGAACATCTAAACAACCTAGCCATGTGTTGGTTACTAGCAAGATTAAATATAGCATACTTTTTAAAGGCTATTATTAAAGGTGGGTATTAGCCTGGTTGAAGCTCGACCTGTCTCAGAACCAATCTTCGAAAAGCAATAACCTAGTAGTTTGGGTCAAAATATTTAGCCTAACTCGCCAAATATTTGATCCAGTTACGGGTTGGACTTTTGACAACTTGTGACCTTGGTGGTTGACTCGCCCAATTAGGGGTAATGTTTAACCCACCGTGCTTTCTACAACTCGTGACCTGGGGGACTATACAAGTCcgctattattaataaaaataataataataataataataataataataataataaatgttttttaa
This genomic interval from Dioscorea cayenensis subsp. rotundata cultivar TDr96_F1 unplaced genomic scaffold, TDr96_F1_v2_PseudoChromosome.rev07_lg8_w22 25.fasta BLBR01001275.1, whole genome shotgun sequence contains the following:
- the LOC120256045 gene encoding uncharacterized protein LOC120256045, with translation MAVASVTNGCNRLFLVAYDILESENIEFWTWVYPSVEHRTCVRHMHKNSKKKFHGESLQRSVWAAARSYKVRGYNTAIEDIKSINIRAYNLIEDLGKKLEIWNISQFNIVCKCDYITNNISESFNAWVAEARERPVLDILDTIRQKIVVTMDKRRRMPTKWKDDIVPSVKKYVRNLSRGLATYEVRHCSDSKAEVSYKGQRCEVLLTYGIWSCRKWQVSRIPCVHAMAFIFNIRGAKWEEYIDLYFLVEKLGLPTTCRLLLFLTLTNGLEMVNWMVYFLYCQGDQLED